Proteins from a single region of Streptomyces spectabilis:
- a CDS encoding aldehyde dehydrogenase — MTELVEHGQLFIGGELTDPVGKDVIEVVSPHTGEVFARVPHAAPADVDRAVALARKAFDEGPWPRMGLDERIEAVTKIKDGLAARHEELARVISSENGTPITASVMVQALAAMMVWDAAITTARDFTYEEARDGVLGGILVRREPMGVVAAVVPWNVPQFTAAAKVAPALLAGCPVILKTSPETPLDAYVLAEIVAEAGLPEGVLSIVSAGREVSEYLVGHPGVDKVSFTGSVAAGKRVMEVCSRHLTRVTLELGGKSAAVILPDADAASAVAGIAPFAWMINGQACVAQTRILVPRSRAGEFAEAFAAAASALKVGDPMDPATELGPLVAERQQRRSLDYIRIGQEEGAKILAGGGRPAGFDRGWYVEPTLLGGVDNSMRVAREEIFGPVICLIEYGDEEEAVRIANDSEYGLSGTVWTADVERGLDVARRVRTGTYSVNTFSLDMSGPFGGYKNSGIGREFGPEGYGEYFEHKMIHLPAGYAPEGTGA; from the coding sequence ATGACGGAACTCGTGGAGCACGGACAGCTGTTCATCGGCGGGGAGTTGACCGATCCGGTCGGCAAGGACGTCATCGAGGTCGTCTCGCCGCACACCGGCGAGGTCTTCGCGCGGGTGCCGCACGCCGCGCCCGCCGACGTCGACCGGGCCGTCGCCCTCGCGCGTAAGGCGTTCGACGAAGGGCCCTGGCCGCGGATGGGCCTCGACGAGCGGATCGAGGCCGTCACGAAGATCAAGGACGGTCTCGCCGCGCGCCACGAGGAGCTGGCCCGGGTGATCAGCTCGGAGAACGGCACCCCGATCACCGCGTCCGTGATGGTGCAGGCCCTGGCCGCGATGATGGTCTGGGACGCGGCGATCACCACGGCGCGGGACTTCACGTACGAGGAGGCGCGCGACGGCGTGCTCGGCGGGATCCTGGTGCGGCGCGAGCCGATGGGCGTCGTCGCGGCCGTCGTGCCGTGGAACGTCCCGCAGTTCACCGCGGCGGCCAAGGTCGCGCCCGCGCTGCTCGCGGGCTGTCCGGTGATCCTCAAGACCTCGCCCGAGACGCCGCTCGACGCCTATGTCCTGGCCGAGATCGTCGCGGAGGCGGGCCTGCCGGAGGGCGTGCTCTCCATCGTCTCCGCGGGGCGGGAGGTCAGCGAGTACCTGGTCGGGCACCCCGGTGTCGACAAGGTGTCCTTCACCGGGTCCGTCGCCGCGGGCAAGCGCGTGATGGAGGTCTGCTCCCGCCATCTCACCCGCGTCACCCTGGAGTTGGGCGGCAAGTCGGCCGCCGTCATCCTGCCGGACGCCGACGCGGCGAGCGCGGTGGCGGGCATCGCGCCCTTCGCCTGGATGATCAACGGCCAGGCGTGCGTGGCCCAGACCCGCATCCTCGTGCCGCGCTCCCGCGCGGGCGAGTTCGCCGAGGCCTTCGCCGCCGCCGCGTCGGCGCTCAAGGTCGGCGACCCGATGGACCCGGCGACCGAACTCGGGCCGCTGGTCGCCGAGCGGCAGCAGCGGCGCTCGCTCGACTACATCCGCATCGGCCAGGAGGAGGGCGCCAAGATCCTCGCGGGCGGCGGCCGCCCCGCCGGGTTCGACCGCGGCTGGTACGTCGAGCCGACGCTGCTCGGCGGCGTCGACAACTCCATGCGGGTCGCCCGCGAGGAGATCTTCGGGCCCGTCATCTGCCTCATCGAGTACGGCGACGAGGAGGAGGCCGTGCGGATCGCCAACGACTCCGAGTACGGCCTCAGCGGCACCGTGTGGACCGCCGACGTCGAGCGCGGCCTGGACGTCGCCCGCCGCGTGCGCACCGGCACGTACTCCGTGAACACCTTCAGCCTGGACATGTCCGGCCCCTTCGGCGGCTACAAGAACTCCGGCATCGGCCGGGAGTTCGGACCCGAGGGGTACGGCGAGTACTTCGAGCACAAGATGATCCATCTGCCCGCCGGATACGCGCCCGAGGGGACCGGGGCCTGA
- a CDS encoding MBL fold metallo-hydrolase, protein MTQRVTGTGATDHGGGVWSVAVPIPDNPLGHTLVYVLDTDRGPVLVDTGWDDPAGWDVLVAGLAACGTEVAAVHGVLLTHHHPDHHGLSARVRAASGAWLAMHEADAHVVRRTREYPMERWFGYLVDKLTAAGAPAEHVAPLAAARDAGRVPGLAARLPALPDRPIPPGELLDLPGRRLRAIWTPGHTPGHVCLHLEEEHPARLPGRGRLFSGDHLLPGITPHIGLYEDPDDRTVTDPLGDYLDSLERVGRLGVAEVLPAHQHAFAHAHGRVRKLLAHHEERLAGLLALLAEERTPWQLAERMEWNRPWADIPSGSRTIAVSEAEAHLRRLVKQGRAQAVPGSDPVAYVAV, encoded by the coding sequence ATGACACAGCGGGTGACGGGCACGGGTGCGACCGACCACGGCGGTGGCGTGTGGAGCGTCGCCGTGCCGATCCCGGACAACCCGCTGGGCCACACGCTGGTGTACGTGCTCGACACCGACCGCGGCCCCGTCCTGGTCGACACCGGCTGGGACGACCCGGCGGGGTGGGACGTGCTCGTCGCGGGGCTCGCCGCGTGCGGGACCGAGGTCGCCGCCGTGCACGGGGTGCTGCTCACCCACCACCACCCCGACCACCACGGCCTCTCCGCGCGGGTGCGGGCCGCCTCCGGGGCGTGGCTCGCGATGCACGAGGCCGACGCGCACGTGGTGCGGCGCACCCGGGAGTATCCGATGGAGCGGTGGTTCGGGTACCTGGTGGACAAGCTGACCGCCGCGGGCGCGCCCGCGGAGCACGTGGCGCCGCTGGCCGCCGCCCGCGACGCGGGGCGCGTCCCGGGGCTCGCCGCCCGGCTGCCCGCCCTGCCCGACCGCCCGATCCCGCCCGGCGAACTCCTCGATCTGCCCGGCCGCCGCCTGCGCGCGATCTGGACTCCGGGCCACACCCCCGGCCACGTCTGTCTGCACCTGGAGGAGGAGCACCCGGCTCGACTGCCGGGCCGCGGGCGCCTGTTCAGCGGGGACCACCTGCTGCCGGGCATCACTCCGCACATCGGCCTGTACGAGGATCCGGACGACAGGACGGTGACCGACCCCCTCGGGGACTATCTGGACTCCCTGGAGCGGGTCGGGCGGCTCGGCGTCGCGGAGGTCCTGCCCGCGCACCAGCACGCCTTCGCCCACGCGCACGGCCGGGTGCGGAAGTTGCTCGCCCACCACGAGGAGCGGCTCGCGGGCCTGCTCGCGCTGCTCGCCGAGGAGCGCACCCCCTGGCAGCTCGCCGAGCGCATGGAGTGGAATCGGCCCTGGGCCGACATCCCCTCCGGCTCGCGCACCATCGCCGTCTCCGAGGCCGAGGCGCATCTGCGCAGGCTCGTGAAGCAGGGCCGGGCCCAGGCGGTGCCGGGCAGCGACCCGGTGGCGTACGTGGCGGTGTGA
- a CDS encoding SDR family oxidoreductase gives MTDPSRTQPDRIDEQTARTYLITGAASGIGRATARQLSARGHRVIGADLKDTDISADLGTGEGRALLAEAAADLGGGRLDAVIACAGVADHDPVTVRVNAFGAIATLTGLRPLLAAGRHPRAAVVASVAALHPTDPAIVDAVLADDEAAAVAAARAAIDRGEPQRVYTSAKHALVRWVRRAAVSDAWAGAGIPLNAIGPGIIRTPMSRPMIGDPEIRAVADAAVPMPLNGYGEAEQVAPLLDFLTSPENTHVTGQVVFIDGGADAVLRGEEGW, from the coding sequence GTGACGGACCCGAGCCGTACGCAGCCGGACCGCATCGACGAGCAGACCGCCCGCACCTATCTGATCACCGGTGCCGCGTCGGGCATCGGCAGGGCCACCGCCCGCCAGTTGTCCGCGCGCGGACACCGGGTCATCGGCGCGGACCTCAAGGACACCGACATCAGCGCCGACCTCGGCACCGGGGAGGGCCGCGCCCTGCTCGCCGAGGCGGCGGCCGACCTCGGGGGCGGCCGGCTCGACGCCGTGATCGCCTGCGCCGGGGTCGCCGACCACGACCCCGTGACCGTGCGCGTGAACGCCTTCGGGGCGATCGCCACGCTCACCGGACTGCGTCCGCTGCTCGCCGCGGGCCGCCATCCGCGCGCGGCCGTCGTGGCGTCGGTGGCCGCCCTGCACCCCACCGACCCGGCGATCGTCGACGCCGTGCTCGCCGACGACGAGGCCGCGGCCGTCGCCGCCGCGCGCGCGGCGATCGACCGCGGCGAGCCGCAGCGGGTGTACACCTCCGCCAAGCACGCCCTCGTGCGCTGGGTGCGCCGCGCCGCCGTGAGCGACGCGTGGGCGGGCGCGGGCATCCCGCTGAACGCGATCGGGCCGGGCATCATCCGCACCCCCATGAGCCGCCCGATGATCGGGGACCCGGAGATCCGCGCGGTCGCCGACGCCGCCGTCCCCATGCCGCTGAACGGCTACGGAGAGGCGGAGCAGGTCGCCCCGCTGCTCGACTTCCTCACCTCGCCGGAGAACACGCACGTGACCGGCCAGGTGGTCTTCATCGACGGCGGCGCGGACGCGGTGCTGCGGGGCGAGGAGGGCTGGTGA
- a CDS encoding prenyltransferase/squalene oxidase repeat-containing protein: MNVRRSAAALAAVAALGTAAAPAALADGASPSPSGALPSGLYGKTDPKFDGVFRQSYALLAQDATGVTPATKAVDWLTGQQCGSGGFAAYRADTDVACDSKAQVDSNSTAAAVQALAALGGEKKAVDKGVAWLKSVQNQDGGWGYTPGLPSDANSTGIVIGALAATGEKPAAVTSQKGKSPYDALTKLALDCGKDGGAFGLADAKTGKLAPNADATAAGVLGGLGKGLVVTAPKKEAAAPKCAEADSAEQAAANGTGYLVDALGKSGHLTSSLPGSTDKPDVGNTADAVVALAAAGRGEQAKKSAEWLAGNSADWAKQGGPAAYAQLVFAAHAAGLDPRDFGGADLVKQLNATGPAPRAQASDEEKDKDDDGSGMSVWWIVGVGLAAGAGIGFLLSGRKKNQL, from the coding sequence ATGAACGTTCGCCGCAGCGCAGCTGCCCTGGCCGCCGTCGCCGCCCTCGGCACGGCCGCGGCCCCGGCCGCCCTCGCCGACGGGGCGTCCCCCTCGCCCTCCGGCGCGCTCCCCTCCGGTCTGTACGGCAAGACGGACCCGAAGTTCGACGGCGTGTTCCGGCAGTCGTACGCCCTGCTCGCGCAGGACGCGACCGGTGTCACGCCCGCGACGAAGGCCGTGGACTGGCTGACCGGCCAGCAGTGCGGCAGCGGCGGCTTCGCCGCCTACCGCGCCGACACGGACGTGGCCTGCGACTCCAAGGCCCAGGTCGACAGCAACTCGACGGCCGCGGCCGTGCAGGCCCTCGCCGCGCTCGGCGGCGAGAAGAAGGCCGTCGACAAGGGCGTCGCCTGGCTGAAGTCCGTGCAGAACCAGGACGGCGGCTGGGGCTACACCCCGGGCCTGCCGAGCGACGCCAACTCCACCGGCATCGTGATCGGCGCGCTCGCCGCCACCGGCGAGAAGCCCGCGGCCGTGACGTCGCAGAAGGGCAAGTCGCCGTACGACGCGCTGACGAAGCTCGCCCTGGACTGCGGCAAGGACGGCGGCGCCTTCGGCCTCGCCGACGCCAAGACCGGCAAGCTCGCGCCGAACGCCGACGCCACGGCGGCCGGTGTCCTCGGCGGCCTCGGCAAGGGCCTGGTCGTGACCGCGCCGAAGAAGGAGGCCGCCGCGCCGAAGTGCGCCGAGGCCGACTCGGCCGAGCAGGCCGCAGCCAACGGCACCGGCTACCTCGTCGACGCCCTCGGCAAGTCCGGCCACCTCACCTCGTCCCTGCCCGGCTCCACGGACAAGCCGGACGTCGGCAACACCGCCGACGCGGTCGTCGCGCTCGCCGCCGCGGGCCGGGGCGAGCAGGCGAAGAAGTCCGCCGAGTGGCTCGCCGGCAACTCCGCCGACTGGGCCAAGCAGGGCGGCCCCGCCGCCTACGCCCAGCTGGTCTTCGCCGCCCACGCCGCGGGCCTGGACCCGCGCGACTTCGGCGGCGCCGACCTGGTCAAGCAGCTCAACGCGACCGGTCCGGCCCCGCGCGCGCAGGCGTCCGACGAGGAGAAGGACAAGGACGACGACGGCAGCGGCATGAGCGTCTGGTGGATCGTCGGCGTCGGCCTGGCCGCGGGCGCGGGCATCGGCTTCCTGCTGAGCGGCCGCAAGAAGAACCAGCTGTGA
- a CDS encoding SCO2322 family protein, with product MTHRRRGHGRRRAVAVLFAALLALCAAAPAHAADYRYWSFWQRGEGGAWVYATQGPSIARPDDGDVDGFRFAVAADAKTAKKPRGTADFDTVCADTKAAAGKKRIAVVIDFGTAADAPGGKTPPKPRTACARIDDGGSSADALAAVAKPLRYDNNALLCAISDYPKTGCGEQVSGDGGERSGADEGDGGPSVGLLAGVAAVVVLGAAGVWQARRRRG from the coding sequence GTGACGCACCGCCGTCGCGGGCACGGCCGCCGCCGCGCGGTGGCCGTGCTCTTCGCCGCCCTGCTCGCGCTGTGCGCGGCCGCCCCCGCCCACGCCGCCGACTACCGCTACTGGTCGTTCTGGCAGCGCGGCGAGGGCGGCGCGTGGGTGTACGCCACCCAGGGCCCGTCGATCGCACGGCCGGACGACGGGGACGTGGACGGGTTCCGCTTCGCCGTGGCCGCCGACGCCAAGACGGCGAAGAAGCCGCGCGGCACCGCCGACTTCGACACGGTCTGCGCGGACACGAAGGCCGCGGCCGGGAAGAAGCGGATCGCGGTCGTCATCGACTTCGGCACCGCCGCCGACGCGCCGGGCGGGAAGACGCCGCCGAAGCCGCGTACCGCGTGCGCCCGCATCGACGACGGCGGATCGAGCGCCGACGCGCTCGCGGCCGTCGCCAAGCCCCTGCGCTACGACAACAACGCGCTGCTGTGCGCCATCTCCGACTACCCGAAGACCGGCTGCGGCGAGCAGGTGTCCGGCGACGGCGGCGAGCGGAGCGGCGCCGACGAGGGCGACGGCGGCCCGTCCGTCGGCCTGCTCGCCGGTGTCGCCGCCGTGGTCGTGCTCGGCGCCGCGGGCGTCTGGCAGGCCCGCCGCCGGCGCGGGTGA
- a CDS encoding energy-coupling factor transporter transmembrane component T — translation MTSPRAVRAARRRRLAPEAGRSNALHPGAWWLWALGLATAASRTTNPLLIGLLIGVAGYVVAARRTSAPWARAYGAFVKIALFVIGIRLVFAVFLGSPIPGTHLIVTLPEVPLPDWAQGVRIGGRVTAEGVVFALYDGVRLAGLLICVGAANALASPARLLKSLPGALYEAGVAVVVAMTFAPNLIADVQRLRAARRLRGRPDRGVRGLLQVGLPVLEGALERSVALAAAMDARGFGRTAAVPARVRRTTAALTLGGLIGVCAGTYGLLTADGGTYGLPVLGAGLAAALGGLWLGGRRAVRTRYRPDVWGLRAWLVAGSGAAVAALMIAASSSGASELHPGVVPLVAPELPLWPAAAILIGLLPALVAPVPPPAQAPVPRPSRGAAAEEQSP, via the coding sequence ATGACTAGCCCACGCGCTGTGCGGGCGGCCCGGCGCCGCCGCCTCGCCCCCGAGGCCGGCCGCTCCAACGCCCTGCACCCGGGCGCCTGGTGGCTGTGGGCCCTCGGGCTCGCCACGGCCGCGTCCCGCACCACGAACCCGCTGCTCATCGGGTTGCTCATCGGGGTCGCCGGATACGTCGTCGCGGCCCGGCGCACCTCCGCGCCGTGGGCGCGCGCGTACGGGGCGTTCGTGAAGATCGCCCTGTTCGTCATCGGCATCCGCCTGGTCTTCGCCGTGTTCCTCGGCTCGCCGATCCCGGGCACCCACCTCATCGTGACGCTGCCGGAGGTGCCGCTTCCGGACTGGGCCCAGGGGGTGCGGATCGGCGGCCGCGTCACCGCGGAGGGCGTGGTGTTCGCACTGTACGACGGGGTGCGCCTCGCGGGCCTGCTGATCTGCGTGGGCGCCGCGAACGCCCTGGCAAGCCCGGCCCGGCTCCTCAAGTCCCTGCCCGGCGCCCTGTACGAGGCGGGCGTCGCCGTGGTCGTCGCGATGACGTTCGCGCCGAACCTGATCGCCGACGTCCAGCGGCTGCGCGCCGCCCGCCGGCTGCGCGGGCGCCCGGACCGCGGGGTGCGCGGCCTCCTCCAGGTCGGCCTGCCCGTCCTGGAGGGCGCCCTCGAACGGTCCGTGGCCCTTGCCGCCGCGATGGACGCGCGCGGCTTCGGGCGCACCGCCGCCGTGCCCGCGCGGGTGCGCAGGACCACGGCGGCCCTGACGCTCGGCGGCCTGATCGGCGTGTGCGCGGGGACGTACGGACTGCTCACCGCGGACGGCGGGACGTACGGACTGCCGGTGCTCGGCGCCGGGCTCGCCGCCGCGCTCGGCGGTCTGTGGCTCGGCGGCCGGCGCGCGGTGCGCACCCGCTACCGGCCCGACGTGTGGGGCCTGCGCGCCTGGCTCGTCGCCGGGTCGGGGGCCGCCGTCGCGGCCCTGATGATCGCCGCGAGTTCGTCCGGGGCGAGCGAGCTGCACCCCGGCGTGGTCCCGCTGGTCGCGCCCGAGCTGCCGCTGTGGCCCGCCGCGGCGATCCTGATCGGCCTGCTCCCGGCGCTCGTCGCGCCGGTGCCGCCGCCCGCGCAGGCCCCCGTCCCCCGCCCGTCCCGGGGCGCCGCCGCCGAGGAGCAGAGCCCATGA